One window of the Corynebacterium glutamicum ATCC 13032 genome contains the following:
- the rsrA gene encoding mycothiol system anti-sigma-R factor: protein MTNLNRSDSQGDCGCPEFFDEMYQLLDDQLSESACERLRIHAAGCPACQQLLEAESEFRSLLRKCCCESAPVELRQRISYRIRVEHHLE from the coding sequence ATGACGAATCTCAACCGCAGCGACTCGCAAGGTGATTGTGGCTGCCCTGAATTCTTCGATGAAATGTATCAGCTACTCGACGATCAACTCAGCGAGTCCGCCTGCGAGCGTCTGCGGATTCACGCGGCAGGCTGCCCGGCATGCCAGCAACTGCTAGAGGCCGAATCGGAGTTTCGTAGTCTGTTGCGCAAGTGCTGCTGCGAATCGGCACCTGTGGAGCTCCGTCAGCGAATTTCTTACCGAATTCGTGTCGAGCATCATCTGGAATAG
- a CDS encoding 50S ribosomal protein bL37 — MSKRGRKRKDRRKKGANHGRRPNS; from the coding sequence ATGAGCAAGCGAGGACGTAAGCGTAAGGATCGTCGCAAGAAGGGCGCGAACCACGGACGTCGCCCTAACTCTTAA
- the whcE gene encoding WhiB family transcriptional regulator WhcE codes for MDWRHEAICREEDPELFFPVGNSGPALAQIASAKMVCNRCPVTSQCLAWALETGQDAGVWGGMSEDERRALKRRKNRGRGRARIAV; via the coding sequence ATGGATTGGCGCCACGAAGCAATCTGCCGTGAAGAGGATCCCGAACTGTTCTTCCCAGTCGGCAACTCCGGCCCAGCACTCGCACAGATCGCATCCGCAAAGATGGTCTGCAACCGCTGCCCAGTTACCTCCCAGTGCCTTGCATGGGCGCTGGAAACCGGTCAGGATGCTGGCGTTTGGGGTGGCATGAGCGAAGACGAGCGTCGCGCTCTCAAGCGCCGCAAGAACCGTGGCCGCGGTCGCGCACGCATCGCAGTTTAA
- a CDS encoding Rv3212 family protein, with translation MAAKLQPLKRTKKDLIATGVITALAVIGVGTVWATAPIRGSELTPADEPFIASTTLDAIPETLSEHWRATDTSTNHKPLITGGVISTADGNTIKTYTPDGALLWSYERDKELCSLSVGFDAAVATYKTGIGCGDVTAINANDGQYQATRSAISSDHVAPISSNDRIGVLGTERLELWRSDLVRTIEYGDVEAPQESGQQPHPECSITSAMTRKDLLAITEDCPDGSSYLRFMGTTPDDSRTPEITQDIEITDGRIVAIGQSVAAVYTNDPSPRIVSYNDDGELVGEQAVDEVEFPDPPFQSATADLPHHMSWFNGDSLVLFSPTQLNVRQSFNDALGTGIALNGSLLYPTAEGITVANWDTGEVQRTIPVDRAGYDGEVALGVVGQVIVEKRGSEIVALG, from the coding sequence ATGGCAGCAAAGCTTCAACCACTCAAACGCACCAAAAAAGACCTCATCGCAACCGGTGTCATCACAGCACTAGCAGTCATTGGCGTCGGCACGGTCTGGGCAACCGCACCAATACGAGGATCTGAACTCACCCCCGCCGACGAACCATTCATCGCCTCAACCACACTGGACGCCATCCCCGAAACACTCAGCGAACATTGGCGAGCCACCGACACCTCAACAAACCACAAACCCCTCATCACCGGCGGAGTCATCTCCACCGCCGACGGCAACACCATCAAGACCTACACCCCCGACGGCGCCCTCCTGTGGAGCTACGAACGCGACAAAGAACTCTGCAGCCTCTCCGTAGGATTCGACGCCGCCGTCGCCACCTACAAAACCGGAATCGGATGTGGCGACGTCACCGCCATCAACGCCAACGACGGCCAATACCAAGCAACACGCAGCGCAATCTCCAGCGACCACGTAGCACCGATCTCCTCGAACGATCGGATCGGTGTTCTCGGGACAGAACGCTTGGAGCTTTGGCGATCCGATCTGGTGCGAACCATCGAATACGGCGATGTGGAAGCTCCTCAAGAATCTGGGCAACAACCACATCCGGAATGCTCGATTACGTCCGCCATGACACGCAAAGATCTATTGGCTATCACCGAGGATTGCCCTGACGGATCTTCTTACTTGAGGTTCATGGGCACAACACCAGACGATTCCCGAACTCCTGAAATCACCCAAGACATAGAAATAACCGATGGCAGGATCGTTGCCATCGGTCAATCAGTGGCTGCGGTGTATACAAACGATCCTTCGCCTCGAATCGTCTCCTACAACGATGATGGTGAACTAGTTGGAGAACAAGCAGTCGATGAGGTTGAGTTCCCGGATCCGCCGTTTCAAAGCGCGACCGCTGATCTTCCACACCATATGAGTTGGTTCAACGGAGACAGCCTCGTACTGTTCTCTCCCACTCAGCTCAATGTACGACAAAGCTTCAATGATGCTTTAGGAACCGGCATTGCGTTGAACGGAAGTCTCCTCTACCCCACCGCTGAGGGCATCACGGTAGCTAATTGGGACACCGGAGAGGTGCAGCGCACCATTCCGGTGGACCGTGCGGGCTACGACGGTGAAGTTGCGCTCGGCGTTGTAGGGCAGGTGATCGTCGAAAAGCGTGGCTCTGAGATCGTTGCTCTAGGCTAG
- a CDS encoding DEAD/DEAH box helicase, which translates to MSSESPRPTFTELGVAVEITDALEALGINRTFAIQEYTLPIALDGHDFIGQARTGMGKTYGFGVPLLDRVFDSADVAETDGTPRALVIVPTRELAVQVGDDLQRAATNLPLKIFTFYGGTPYEEQIDALKVGVDVVVGTPGRLLDLHKRGALSLDKVAILVLDEADEMLDLGFLPDIEKILRALTHQHQTMLFSATMPGAILTLARSFLNKPVHIRAETSDASATHKTTRQVVFQAHKMDKEAITAKILQSKDRGKTIIFARTKRTAAQVAEDLASRGFSVGSVHGDMGQPAREKSLNAFRTGKIDILVATDVAARGIDVDDVTHVINYQTPDDPMTYVHRIGRTGRAGHNGTAVTLVGYDETLKWTVIDNELELGQPNPPQWFSTSPELLETLDIPEGVTERVGPPTKVLGGTAPRPPRRTRK; encoded by the coding sequence GTGTCTTCTGAAAGCCCCAGACCTACGTTCACAGAGCTCGGCGTTGCGGTGGAAATCACCGACGCACTCGAAGCCCTCGGCATCAACCGAACTTTCGCGATCCAGGAGTACACACTTCCCATCGCGCTCGACGGCCACGACTTCATCGGCCAAGCCCGCACCGGCATGGGCAAAACCTACGGATTCGGTGTCCCACTCCTCGATAGAGTCTTCGACTCAGCCGACGTCGCAGAAACCGACGGTACCCCCCGAGCCCTCGTCATCGTGCCCACCCGAGAACTCGCAGTCCAAGTCGGCGACGACCTCCAACGCGCAGCAACCAACCTGCCGCTAAAGATCTTCACCTTCTACGGCGGCACCCCCTACGAAGAACAGATCGACGCACTCAAAGTCGGCGTCGACGTTGTCGTAGGCACACCCGGACGATTACTCGACCTGCACAAACGAGGCGCGCTATCGCTCGACAAAGTAGCGATCTTAGTCCTCGATGAAGCCGACGAAATGCTCGATCTGGGCTTTCTGCCCGACATCGAAAAAATCCTCCGTGCCCTCACCCACCAGCATCAAACCATGCTGTTCTCTGCCACGATGCCCGGCGCGATCCTCACACTCGCACGCAGCTTCCTGAACAAACCAGTGCACATCCGAGCCGAGACATCGGACGCCTCAGCAACACACAAAACCACCAGACAAGTGGTTTTTCAGGCACACAAAATGGACAAGGAAGCCATCACCGCGAAAATTCTGCAGTCGAAAGATCGCGGCAAAACGATCATCTTCGCCCGCACGAAACGCACCGCAGCGCAAGTTGCCGAAGACCTAGCCTCCAGAGGATTCTCCGTCGGATCAGTGCACGGCGACATGGGCCAACCAGCCCGCGAGAAATCACTCAACGCATTCCGCACAGGAAAAATTGACATCCTTGTAGCCACAGACGTAGCCGCCCGAGGCATCGATGTTGATGACGTCACCCACGTCATCAACTACCAAACCCCCGACGATCCTATGACCTACGTCCATCGTATCGGACGCACGGGACGCGCAGGGCACAACGGAACAGCCGTCACTCTTGTCGGCTACGACGAAACCCTCAAATGGACTGTCATCGACAACGAACTCGAACTCGGCCAACCAAACCCACCACAATGGTTCTCCACCTCACCAGAGCTGCTTGAAACACTCGACATCCCAGAAGGTGTCACCGAACGAGTCGGACCACCAACCAAAGTTCTAGGCGGAACAGCCCCACGACCACCACGCCGCACCCGGAAATAA
- a CDS encoding DUF3107 domain-containing protein, whose translation MDIKIGFADTARELVISSALQQDEAAAKVSEALANDSGVLDLSDEKGRRYIIRNSRIAYVEVGTSAPRTVGFAGA comes from the coding sequence ATGGATATCAAGATCGGATTTGCCGATACTGCCCGTGAACTGGTCATTTCTTCTGCTTTGCAGCAGGATGAGGCCGCTGCGAAGGTGTCGGAGGCTTTGGCTAATGATTCTGGCGTTTTAGATTTGAGCGATGAAAAGGGTCGCCGTTACATTATTCGTAATAGCCGAATCGCTTATGTTGAGGTCGGCACGAGTGCTCCTCGTACTGTCGGCTTCGCTGGCGCATAG
- a CDS encoding DUF3152 domain-containing protein: MSSKEPFLVRFARDYGWRAYAIPVLTVITVWVLFDVFSADQPANGASGEASTSLSTPTSTLRAGPDPAQAEPQSVPLTELPPGGSYTETGAGTFRQVGAALPRVGEGQEQTFTYVIEIEDGVNTAAYGGDDAFVAAVDATLSDPKGWTADPAFAFEHISGDEDPDLRIQLTSLSTTHELCGNDIEMETSCFYSDGGRVMINESRWIRGAAPFKGDLGSYRQYLINHEVGHGLGYAAHDACTAPGELAPIMMQQTLSLNNSELFRIDPDEVYPDDDATCEFNPWPYPRGF; the protein is encoded by the coding sequence GTGTCGTCTAAGGAACCTTTTTTGGTCCGCTTTGCGCGGGATTATGGTTGGCGTGCGTACGCCATCCCGGTGTTGACGGTCATTACTGTTTGGGTGCTGTTCGACGTGTTTTCTGCCGATCAGCCCGCTAATGGTGCGAGTGGGGAAGCGTCGACAAGCTTATCGACGCCCACCTCCACCCTCCGCGCCGGCCCCGACCCCGCGCAGGCCGAACCGCAAAGCGTTCCGCTGACGGAACTGCCGCCTGGCGGCAGCTACACCGAAACCGGTGCTGGCACTTTCCGCCAGGTCGGCGCTGCTCTTCCTCGCGTGGGCGAGGGGCAGGAACAAACTTTTACGTACGTCATTGAGATTGAGGATGGCGTCAACACGGCCGCTTATGGTGGCGACGATGCGTTCGTCGCAGCCGTCGATGCGACCTTGTCCGACCCCAAAGGCTGGACCGCCGACCCCGCGTTTGCCTTCGAGCATATTTCTGGCGACGAGGACCCGGATCTGCGCATTCAACTGACCTCGCTGAGCACTACGCATGAGTTGTGTGGGAATGACATCGAGATGGAAACGAGCTGTTTCTACTCCGATGGCGGACGCGTCATGATCAACGAATCACGATGGATCCGTGGAGCCGCACCTTTTAAGGGCGATCTGGGCTCTTACCGCCAGTACTTAATCAATCACGAAGTCGGGCACGGCCTCGGCTACGCCGCCCATGATGCCTGCACCGCCCCTGGCGAGCTCGCTCCGATTATGATGCAGCAAACTTTGAGCTTGAATAATTCTGAACTTTTCCGCATCGACCCAGATGAGGTTTACCCCGACGACGACGCCACCTGCGAATTCAACCCATGGCCGTATCCTCGCGGATTTTAG
- a CDS encoding TIGR02569 family protein produces MSNQLPDHVRDAFQVGAGPAEQLGQAWDFGFRVGNTVFAKVTAPEVSGWSSKTRETLKPEGVRVVRPIRSTDGRFVVAGWRASVFSTGTISKRVDETVVAGLRLADALVDTHAPEPVDNVFNRADVQAWEEQPGRIGELLEPINRVNQVGHADMLATTLYAGTQPPAVTDLVPVLRPHGFTAALVIVDGLLLGAVDEGILRRFSHLPEIEQLVLRAFLFRRNLQEFSENNDPNVISNLNRVESTLVSYVSDKI; encoded by the coding sequence ATGTCTAATCAATTACCCGATCACGTCCGCGACGCCTTCCAAGTAGGTGCGGGACCTGCCGAACAACTCGGTCAAGCTTGGGACTTCGGATTCCGCGTCGGCAACACTGTGTTCGCCAAAGTGACGGCGCCGGAAGTGTCGGGCTGGTCGTCGAAAACCCGCGAAACCCTGAAACCAGAAGGCGTGCGCGTCGTACGACCGATCCGCTCCACCGACGGCCGATTTGTGGTTGCGGGGTGGCGCGCATCGGTGTTCTCTACGGGAACGATCAGCAAGCGAGTCGATGAGACGGTCGTTGCGGGTCTTCGTTTGGCAGATGCATTAGTGGATACGCATGCACCGGAACCTGTGGACAATGTGTTTAACCGTGCTGATGTGCAGGCCTGGGAAGAGCAGCCCGGTCGAATCGGTGAATTGTTGGAGCCGATTAATCGCGTGAACCAGGTTGGTCATGCGGATATGTTGGCGACAACGCTGTATGCGGGAACTCAGCCACCTGCAGTGACGGATTTGGTGCCAGTGCTGCGTCCGCATGGTTTCACTGCGGCATTGGTGATCGTTGATGGGTTGCTGCTGGGTGCGGTTGATGAGGGAATTCTGCGGAGGTTTTCGCATTTGCCGGAAATTGAGCAGCTGGTTTTGAGGGCATTTTTGTTCCGTCGAAACTTGCAGGAGTTCTCTGAGAACAACGATCCGAATGTTATTTCGAACCTAAACAGGGTGGAATCGACACTCGTGTCGTATGTTTCTGACAAGATTTGA
- a CDS encoding ATP-dependent helicase, with product MSEYKPPIPSDPQVRLIKPTSKLRPRSWEGEVSHLVKQGTGLWRVTGEAGSGVSSAVVDTVLERIRQGWEPSSMLVVATSKEAASRLRQEISESVAQMDYVSEGPLVRSVHSVAFALIRDASDDDVRLITGAEQDAVIRELLRGHADDGRGGWPQEQREGLRMVGFARQLRDFLLRAVERGVGPDELVELGERFERANWVAAGEFLREYKQVMKLSGAHSFSASELVTEALRGPEPSVKYRGVFIDDAQHLDPKSAELVSRFFPEAELAVVAGDPQQSVFRFRGANPDFLTKLSVDHEVVLKGRRKASTSIVVAETESAHADLLADTVRRAHLIDGRSWSEIAVIVRSAGMIAPIWRTLLAAGVPVHISPTDVVLAEQRIVAAMILGLRALTESLNAIELEDLLLGPIGGADPVTLRRLLRGLRQAEMKMGGQRRAIEVLRSLLAESDAEMLGFLTDRELNLLERVRSVLEAGREALAEHGSIEEVLWALWSATDLSNSLSAISLRGGASGSQADRDLDAMMALFDAAGDYVERYPSAGVRSFILHISEQELPTGMRERRGAIPEAVEVLTAHATTGREWKRVIVAEVQEGSWPSLGETGTLLGQEEFVDLVDEGIDPDIIISRSAERLAEERRLFYLATTRSTESLLVTAVNSPDSDEVREPSRFLELLSQPIVVLEGEEASAIAEPEEIGHRLLSIPAMVAELRRVVNDPRDPRRKQAARQLSRLAEAGIPGANPAEWTNLRTPSTDEELIKGAVSLSPSRIEQLLNCPLRAVLDRLDSEEETPIAMLKGTLVHAFAEAVAGGVDAALAEEKVTSAYMQLANVPSWSRESTEIAFRRILSRTDTWLKTSRADFTEVGTEMDVSVTIDDSVSIRGRMDRLERNKSGELVVVDFKTGKTQIAAKDMGDHPQLFAYQLALSKGVLHGDKISDPNPGETPDPVGGGLLVYPATDTKAVGQRMQDPKTQEDLDDFAAMLPGLAEHLRGPNLLARVNPTCSTCPVRSLCPVQPEGRVIHA from the coding sequence ATGTCGGAATACAAACCACCCATTCCATCGGATCCACAAGTTCGGCTGATTAAGCCAACATCCAAGCTTCGTCCTCGTTCGTGGGAGGGCGAAGTTTCGCATTTAGTTAAACAAGGCACCGGTTTGTGGCGGGTGACTGGTGAGGCGGGCTCGGGGGTGAGCTCCGCTGTTGTCGATACTGTCCTTGAACGCATTCGCCAAGGGTGGGAGCCGTCATCGATGTTGGTTGTCGCCACGTCGAAAGAGGCGGCGAGTCGCTTGAGGCAAGAGATCTCGGAATCCGTAGCCCAGATGGATTATGTGTCGGAGGGGCCGTTGGTGCGATCGGTGCACTCGGTGGCTTTCGCGCTGATTCGTGATGCGTCGGATGATGATGTGCGGTTGATTACGGGCGCTGAGCAAGATGCGGTGATTCGGGAGTTGCTGCGTGGTCATGCTGATGATGGTCGTGGGGGGTGGCCGCAGGAGCAGCGTGAGGGTTTGCGGATGGTGGGGTTCGCTAGGCAGTTGCGTGACTTTTTGCTTCGTGCGGTGGAGCGTGGTGTGGGCCCTGATGAGTTGGTGGAATTGGGGGAGCGATTTGAGCGCGCCAATTGGGTTGCTGCGGGTGAGTTCCTTCGTGAGTACAAGCAGGTGATGAAGCTGTCGGGGGCGCATAGTTTTTCTGCGTCTGAGTTGGTGACTGAAGCGCTGCGTGGTCCTGAGCCGTCGGTGAAGTATCGCGGTGTGTTTATTGATGATGCGCAGCATTTGGATCCGAAGTCGGCGGAACTTGTGTCGCGGTTTTTCCCTGAGGCGGAGTTGGCTGTGGTGGCGGGTGATCCGCAGCAGTCGGTGTTTAGGTTCCGTGGTGCGAATCCGGATTTTCTCACCAAGTTGAGTGTGGATCACGAGGTGGTGTTGAAGGGGAGGAGGAAAGCGTCGACAAGCATTGTCGTGGCAGAGACCGAGTCGGCGCATGCGGACCTGCTTGCTGACACGGTGCGGCGCGCGCATCTCATTGATGGGCGCAGCTGGTCGGAGATCGCTGTTATCGTGCGCTCGGCCGGCATGATTGCGCCGATTTGGCGCACCCTGCTGGCCGCCGGCGTGCCCGTGCACATCAGCCCGACTGATGTGGTGCTCGCCGAACAACGTATCGTTGCCGCAATGATTCTCGGGCTGCGCGCGCTGACGGAATCGCTCAACGCCATCGAGTTGGAGGATCTTCTCCTAGGACCGATCGGTGGCGCCGATCCGGTGACTCTGCGTCGTTTGCTGCGCGGGTTGCGGCAGGCGGAGATGAAGATGGGTGGGCAGAGGCGAGCGATCGAGGTGCTCAGAAGCCTGCTCGCAGAGTCGGATGCGGAGATGTTGGGCTTTTTGACCGATCGTGAGCTGAATTTGCTCGAGCGGGTGCGATCTGTGTTGGAAGCGGGTCGTGAAGCGCTCGCGGAACACGGCAGTATCGAAGAGGTGTTGTGGGCGCTGTGGTCGGCGACCGATCTGTCGAACTCGTTGTCCGCGATCAGCCTTCGAGGCGGCGCATCGGGGTCCCAGGCCGATCGCGATTTGGATGCGATGATGGCGCTTTTCGACGCCGCCGGCGACTACGTGGAGCGCTACCCGTCAGCGGGCGTGCGGAGTTTCATTCTGCATATTTCTGAGCAGGAACTTCCGACCGGCATGCGTGAGCGACGCGGCGCGATCCCGGAGGCCGTCGAGGTGCTGACGGCGCACGCGACGACGGGTCGTGAGTGGAAGCGCGTGATCGTTGCTGAGGTGCAGGAGGGCAGTTGGCCGTCGCTCGGTGAAACTGGCACGCTGCTTGGTCAGGAAGAGTTCGTCGATTTGGTGGATGAGGGTATTGATCCCGATATCATCATTTCCCGATCCGCCGAACGACTGGCGGAGGAACGCCGACTGTTCTACCTCGCCACCACCAGATCCACCGAATCGCTCCTGGTTACCGCTGTGAATTCCCCCGACTCCGACGAAGTCCGCGAACCCTCCCGGTTTTTGGAATTGCTGAGTCAACCGATCGTTGTTCTCGAGGGGGAGGAAGCTTCGGCGATCGCGGAACCGGAGGAGATTGGGCATCGGTTGTTGTCGATTCCTGCGATGGTTGCTGAGTTGCGTCGTGTGGTGAATGATCCGCGGGATCCGCGTCGGAAGCAGGCTGCGAGGCAGTTGTCGAGGCTTGCGGAGGCGGGGATTCCGGGTGCGAATCCTGCCGAGTGGACGAATCTGCGCACTCCGTCGACTGATGAGGAGTTGATCAAGGGGGCGGTGTCGTTGTCGCCGTCGCGGATTGAGCAGTTGTTGAATTGTCCGCTGCGCGCTGTGTTGGATCGTTTGGACAGTGAGGAGGAAACGCCGATCGCGATGCTCAAGGGCACCTTGGTGCACGCGTTTGCGGAGGCGGTCGCCGGTGGCGTCGATGCGGCGCTCGCCGAAGAGAAGGTGACCAGCGCCTACATGCAGCTGGCGAACGTGCCGAGCTGGTCGCGCGAAAGCACCGAAATTGCTTTTCGACGCATCCTCTCACGTACCGATACCTGGCTGAAGACTTCTCGCGCCGATTTTACGGAAGTGGGAACGGAGATGGACGTATCGGTGACCATCGATGACTCCGTATCGATCCGTGGTCGCATGGACCGTTTGGAGCGAAACAAATCCGGCGAGTTGGTGGTTGTTGATTTCAAAACGGGCAAAACTCAAATCGCTGCAAAAGACATGGGCGATCACCCACAGTTGTTTGCGTATCAATTGGCGTTGTCGAAAGGCGTGCTGCATGGTGACAAAATCAGTGACCCCAATCCCGGCGAAACCCCCGATCCTGTAGGCGGCGGATTGCTTGTCTACCCAGCAACCGACACCAAGGCAGTCGGCCAGCGAATGCAGGATCCGAAAACTCAAGAAGATCTCGACGATTTCGCAGCGATGCTCCCCGGCTTGGCAGAACACCTCCGCGGCCCCAATCTGCTCGCCCGAGTAAATCCCACATGCTCGACGTGTCCCGTTCGAAGCCTGTGCCCAGTTCAACCCGAAGGACGTGTCATCCATGCGTAG